A DNA window from Polyodon spathula isolate WHYD16114869_AA chromosome 18, ASM1765450v1, whole genome shotgun sequence contains the following coding sequences:
- the LOC121330537 gene encoding dynein light chain Tctex-type 4-like, with translation MTTKQLPLSQEALAQFNQALAVESDGVLRTRAGSISTRRSSQSVDLHHPKHLLHLKSVEGSLSVIPSRRSSVFSNLTLTRKESLSLGKRLSLGPWMHCGRVSFSGLPLYQPVQETQFENTYKTHPDEGFRFDACKVQRLLEATLAGFLSDTRYNPVTCGQVTQNLSDLIRSKAKDLNPPRYKLVCHVILGQLNNQGLRVASRCLWDLDKDNVAIATFQNASLFAVAMVHGFYCE, from the coding sequence ATGACAACCAAGCAGCTCCCCTTATCGCAGGAGGCTCTGGCACAGTTTAACCAGGCTTTGGCTGTAGAGAGTGATGGCGTCCTGCGGACTCGTGCCGGCTCCATTTCTACTCGTCGTAGCTCTCAATCTGTGGACCTTCATCACCCCAAGCACCTACTGCACCTCAAGAGTGTAGAGGGATCCCTTTCTGTCATCCCCTCCCGCCGCAGCTCCGTCTTCAGCAACCTTACCCTCACCCGCAAGGAGTCCTTATCTCTGGGCAAGCGGCTCTCGCTGGGACCCTGGATGCATTGTGGCCGAGTCAGCTTCTCTGGCCTGCCACTGTACCAGCCTGTCCAGGAGACTCAGTTCGAGAACACCTACAAAACCCATCCAGATGAGGGTTTCCGTTTTGATGCCTGTAAGGTCCAGCGCCTCCTGGAGGCCACTCTAGCTGGCTTTCTGAGCGACACGCGGTACAACCCAGTTACCTGCGGGCAAGTGACCCAGAACCTTTCTGATCTCATCCGTAGCAAAGCCAAAGACCTTAACCCGCCCCGCTATAAGCTGGTGTGCCATGTCATCCTAGGACAGCTCAACAACCAAGGCCTGAGGGTTGCCAGTCGCTGTCTGTGGGATTTAGACAAAGATAACGTTGCAATTGCTACTTTTCAAAACGCCTCACTCTTTGCCGTGGCTATGGTCCATGGATTCTATTGTGAGTGA